In the Mya arenaria isolate MELC-2E11 chromosome 11, ASM2691426v1 genome, one interval contains:
- the LOC128208286 gene encoding calmodulin-beta-like — protein MEPGHSRKLTQQEMVVRLSQLTEDRIREYREAFNLYDKDRDGVITTGKLGRVLRAMGLNPTEIEIQEMIDEVDSEGTGTLDFESFLNIIASRKFDDEDHEDALKEAFRMFDRDGNGFIDAEELRICMINLGEKLTLEEVEEMIREVDIDFDGQMNYEEFVRLMCSKYALE, from the exons ATGGAGCCGGGACATAGCCGGAAGTTGACTCAGCAAGAGATGGTTGTCAGG CTGAGTCAGCTGACGGAGGATCGGATAAGAG AATACCGCGAAGCATTTAACCTGTACGACAAAGACCGTGACGGCGTAATTACGACGGGGAAGCTGGGCCGGGTGCTGCGGGCAATGGGGCTCAACCCGACCGAGATAGAGATACAGGAAATGATTGATGAAGTCGACTCAGAGG GTACGGGTACGCTTGACTTCGAAAGTTTCTTGAACATCATTGCGAGTCGGAAGTTTGACGACGAGGACCACGAGGACGCGCTGAAGGAGGCGTTCCGAATGTTTGACAGAGACGGAAACGGCTTCATCGACGCGGAGGAGCTGCGCATCTGCATGATCAACCTCGGAGAAAAGCTGACGTTGGAAGAAGTGGAAGAGATGATCCGCGAGGTGGACATTGACTTTGACGGCCAGATGAACTACGAGG AATTCGTGCGATTGATGTGTTCCAAGTACGCTCTGGAGTGA